The following proteins come from a genomic window of Girardinichthys multiradiatus isolate DD_20200921_A chromosome 8, DD_fGirMul_XY1, whole genome shotgun sequence:
- the zgc:86839 gene encoding cyclin-dependent kinases regulatory subunit 2-like: MSRSQIYYSDRYNDDQYEYRHVVLPLEMAKYVPRSHLMSEDEWRQLGVQQSQGWIHYMIHEPEPHILLFRRPLPNH, encoded by the exons ATGTCTCGAAGCCAGATTTATTACTCGGACAGGTACAATGACGACCAGTACGAGTACAG ACATGTTGTTCTACCTCTGGAAATGGCTAAGTACGTCCCAAGATCCCACTTGATGTCTGAAGATGAGTGGAGACAGCTGGGAGTGCAGCAGTCCCAAGGTTGGATCCACTACATGATCCATGAACCGG AGCCTCATATCCTACTGTTTAGAAGACCTCTGCCAAACCACTGA